In uncultured Fibrobacter sp., a single window of DNA contains:
- a CDS encoding sulfatase-like hydrolase/transferase, which produces MRFLKNPYLALALVALLVQSVLLVFFYSLPDPLGLSLTEMFEGKTIWQVFMAFGAILAMAGLFGFARAPRGLAIFYALYFFVAIVDYDVFRFSHQRLSFSFLRTYFHISNITDATTVSTLGGDLLGTVLWVSMVVLCFVGAIAFVVAYTLRLRAHRRSKVLDNRNGSWKPSSKKIPWTMFAVGMALSLTPLVLFLSGARGWGEIPLIHTKIEWRFTLGKHTLTAPILHIAAVETFEFIHDNAKITDELVGDLDTFLSKDFVESRENALEHPMYRSAPTHEYRAKKPYNIVFIMGESFKGRIFNKMLSGDTALAPNIWKLASGGYYAKDSAGNSLGGGLWFRHAFSGGYPTVRGTMATYMGFPSHPNRDVPSFYAANKFKGWPEFLTGYQRAYATVSNPIFDHTLPFIERFFNKNWHLIAEDVVDDTDDSLGVDLAVELLEKMPTDKPWELSFNTISTHIPFYGYPNAFTDKPDDAMVRFRNALRYTDKQLGRFFDALSARPDFENTVVFILGDHDTPVDSVDYLVPQPLGLSASQIFLGIFSADTALFSGLTVREDVASQLDLGPTIFDLSQVREPNHFWGYDLLAQERPAEQPSVFFSQNAYYLGFRDYVLTGGLENEDVYRAAAGGESHYELTTDAADLEWKKRAVGAAKMVRSVLRNDIMMP; this is translated from the coding sequence GTGCGTTTTCTGAAGAATCCCTATCTTGCGCTGGCGCTTGTCGCCCTGCTGGTGCAGAGTGTGCTGTTGGTGTTTTTCTACAGTTTGCCCGATCCGCTTGGACTTTCGCTTACCGAAATGTTCGAGGGAAAGACGATTTGGCAGGTCTTTATGGCGTTCGGTGCCATACTTGCCATGGCGGGGCTCTTTGGCTTTGCACGTGCTCCGCGCGGACTCGCCATTTTCTACGCACTGTACTTTTTCGTGGCGATTGTGGATTATGACGTTTTTCGTTTTTCGCACCAGCGTCTTTCCTTTTCTTTCCTGCGCACGTATTTCCATATTTCGAACATAACCGATGCCACCACGGTTTCGACGTTGGGGGGCGATCTGCTCGGGACGGTTCTCTGGGTATCGATGGTCGTTCTCTGCTTTGTAGGGGCTATCGCATTTGTAGTTGCCTATACGCTTCGGTTGCGTGCGCATCGCCGTTCAAAAGTCCTCGATAACCGCAACGGATCCTGGAAACCCTCGTCCAAAAAAATCCCCTGGACCATGTTCGCTGTCGGCATGGCTTTGTCGCTTACGCCTTTGGTGCTGTTCCTTTCGGGGGCCCGCGGCTGGGGCGAAATTCCGCTGATTCATACAAAAATCGAGTGGCGCTTCACTTTGGGAAAACATACGCTTACGGCGCCGATTCTGCATATCGCGGCGGTCGAAACTTTCGAATTCATTCATGACAACGCTAAGATCACCGATGAACTGGTGGGCGATTTGGATACCTTCTTATCGAAGGATTTTGTCGAAAGTCGTGAAAATGCATTGGAACATCCGATGTACCGTAGCGCTCCGACGCATGAATACAGGGCCAAAAAGCCCTACAACATCGTGTTCATCATGGGCGAATCGTTCAAGGGACGTATCTTTAACAAGATGCTTTCGGGTGATACCGCTTTGGCTCCGAATATCTGGAAACTTGCAAGCGGTGGCTACTATGCCAAGGATTCTGCAGGGAATTCTTTAGGCGGTGGACTTTGGTTTAGGCACGCCTTTAGCGGCGGATATCCGACGGTGCGTGGCACGATGGCTACCTATATGGGTTTCCCCTCACACCCGAACCGCGACGTTCCGAGCTTTTATGCCGCAAATAAGTTCAAGGGCTGGCCCGAATTCTTGACCGGTTATCAACGCGCGTATGCGACGGTCTCGAATCCGATTTTTGACCATACGCTTCCGTTTATTGAAAGATTTTTCAATAAGAATTGGCACCTGATTGCTGAAGATGTCGTGGACGATACAGACGACAGTTTGGGTGTTGACTTGGCTGTGGAACTTCTTGAAAAAATGCCCACGGATAAGCCCTGGGAACTTTCGTTCAATACCATTTCTACGCATATTCCGTTCTACGGTTATCCAAACGCTTTTACCGATAAGCCGGACGATGCCATGGTGCGTTTCCGTAATGCGCTTCGTTATACGGACAAGCAGCTTGGACGCTTCTTTGATGCCCTTTCTGCTCGCCCCGATTTCGAAAATACGGTGGTATTTATTCTGGGAGATCATGATACGCCCGTGGATTCGGTGGATTACCTGGTTCCGCAGCCGCTTGGACTTTCGGCTTCGCAAATCTTTCTTGGAATCTTCTCGGCGGATACGGCACTCTTTAGCGGACTTACCGTTCGCGAAGATGTCGCCTCGCAGCTGGATTTGGGCCCCACGATTTTTGACCTCTCGCAGGTGCGCGAACCCAACCATTTCTGGGGATACGACTTGCTTGCCCAGGAACGCCCTGCAGAACAGCCTTCAGTGTTTTTCTCGCAGAACGCCTACTACCTTGGCTTTAGGGATTATGTGCTGACTGGCGGGCTTGAAAACGAAGATGTTTACCGTGCCGCTGCTGGAGGCGAAAGCCACTATGAGCTTACGACTGATGCTGCCGACCTTGAATGGAAAAAGAGGGCGGTGGGGGCTGCGAAAATGGTGCGCTCCGTACTCCGCAACGATATCATGATGCCGTAA